CTGCATAAGCTAGGTATGCTCTACTCCCATTAAGTACGTATATAATGGCTTGAACAAGGGTACACAATTTTGTTTCCACATTTCTCTCCCCTTGAATACTCGGTTGCCTTCCACTTAGAGATTGGACAAGCATTACCTTATTTTCACAATTAATCTCCACGCGGTGTCGTGCCATCCAATCCATACCTACTATCATTTCGAATTCCCCCAAAACCATAGGTATGAGGTCGATATCGAATTCTTCATCTTCTATAGTGAACTTACAATTTCTACAAATCTCGTGTAACACATAGTTCTTACTATCGGTTATTTCTACCTCTAAAGTATCGGCATTCGTTCAATCTTAAATGAAGGATGTTGTGTGATTTCATTTGAAATAAACGACATAGTGGCTCCGGTATCGAACAAAACATAAACCGGTATGGAGTTTAATAAAAAGATACCTGAAACCACGTTCGGATGGGACTTGGCTTCTTCGGATGTGATTTGAAACATCCTCCCTTTCGCCTTAGAGCTTTCCTCATTCTTTCCCTCCTTCTTCGATCCTTGCTGGAGTTTAGGACACTTCGACTTAATATGCCCCTTCTGGAAACAGTTGAAGCAAGTCTTCGGGTTGTTAGGGCACTTGTAGGATGTATGCCCTTCTTCACCGCATTTATAGCACCCCTTCTTACCCAAAAGGCATTCCCCAGTATGAAGTTTCCCACATGTCTTGCAAGGAGTAATACCACCCTTCGACTTATCTTTCCTTCCCTGATCTTGGAACCTCGCCTTTTTAGATGGACTTGCATTTATCCCCTTTTCTGTCGACCTCTTTTCACCACGTTCCTCCAGTCTTTTAATCTCAATTTTTCTATCCCGTGCCAAATTGATAAGCTCGTCAAGGGTTTCACTTTTTGAGGGAGTGATGAACTCCCTAAATTCTGCCTTCAGTATACCATAAAAGCGGTTCATCTTCATTCTTTCGGTCTTCATAAAATCTCcgcaaaacttcatcttatccatgaaAGTGTTTGATATTTCGTTTATCGTCTCGTTTTTCTATCGGAGGCGTAAGAAATCCTCCTGAATCTTATCAATGGCTGACTGAGGACAGTGATGTCTCATGAAGGGTTCCTTAAATTCTTGCCAAGTCATTATTTGGAGTTTATCCTCACCTATTTCCTTGCTATacgcatcccaccaatctttcgcctGAAAAGAGAGTTGACCAGTAGCGAACATCACCTGATCTTCCTTATCACACCGACTTCGTATAAATATTGCCTCTATATTCAAAATCCATCTTTGGCATGCTATCAGATTGATTTTGCCATCATACGTTGCAGGATTGCATGCCATGAAATCTTTATATGTGCATCGTCGTTCCTTGCTTTTACCTTTAGATCCCTCAATCAATTCCTTCAATTCTTCGATCTTGCTAGTCATCATTGCATCCACAACTCCCAACACTCTACTTTCTACTTCTTGAGCTAATCGTGAAAGATTAGCTTGCAT
This is a stretch of genomic DNA from Helianthus annuus cultivar XRQ/B chromosome 16, HanXRQr2.0-SUNRISE, whole genome shotgun sequence. It encodes these proteins:
- the LOC110919591 gene encoding uncharacterized protein LOC110919591 is translated as MKFCGDFMKTERMKMNRFYGILKAEFREFITPSKSETLDELINLARDRKIEIKRLEERGEKRSTEKGINASPSKKARFQDQGRKDKSKGGITPCKTCGKLHTGECLLGKKGCYKCGEEGHTSYKCPNNPKTCFNCFQKGHIKSKCPKLQQGSKKEGKNEESSKAKGRMFQITSEEAKSHPNVVSEVEITDSKNYVLHEICRNCKFTIEDEEFDIDLIPMVLGEFEMIVGMDWMARHRVEINCENKVMLVQSLSGRQPSIQGERNVETKLCTLVQAIIYVLNGSRAYLAYAVDARQSLPKLEDVEIVNKFPDVFPEELPGLPPKREIEFRIELSLGAKPVAKAPYRLAPTEMRELMTQLQDLLDKGFIRPSVSPWGAPVLFVKKEGWIDAHVYRLWGNEQNNHKEPLPLTQN